AAAAAATTCAGAAACTTCAAGCAATTCTCTCTTAACCTCCTAGAAACCCTCATCTTTGGATAGTTCCATAGTCCGTATCCACGGTACAAAAGATTCTCATCAGATTCGCTTTTTGTTGCTGACATCGGCAAGCAAAAAGCATAATCTAGAACAGAATACCCTTGGATTGCTGCTTCGTAAGCTTAATGTCTCTCAGGACGAACATCCAGATAAGCGACAGGGCCATGATAGCCGTTCCCGCAATCAACATGTTCTTCTGCGAGCTGGCGTAAGCAAGGGCAATGGCCTGTCGTTCAGGCGTGCCTCTTTCGTAGCTCAGTTGAACGTCAAGATCATCATAGATCGATTCCCAGTCGCTCTTGATGGAGTCAGGCAGAAGACGCTTCAATGCGTCAGGCAAGGTGTGAGTCCAGATAGCACCAGAGATACTACCGCCGATCGCACCACCGATGTTACCAAAGCAGTTGAGGAAGGCAAGAGCCGAGGAGACGTGGTTGTGGTCGGCAGCGGCCTGCACGGCAACCTGTTGACAAATAATCATCGTACCACCGGCAAAGGCAAGGAAGACCTGACACATGATCGTGTAGCCCACGGACCAGCTTGGGTTGCGGAAGTATATCATCAGGCCCACTCCAAGCAGATAAAGAGGCACGGCACCCTGGATCAGCCAGCGGAAGCGACCCGTCTTCATGATCAAGAAACCCACAACGAAAAGCCAAACTCCGGAAACTACGTCGAAAATGCTGCTAATGTATCCAGCGGTTGCAATGCTGGTGCCATAGACGACCTGTAGGTATGATGTGAAGTAGTCGAACCAGCAATAGTATGCAACTTGGTAGGTAACATCGATAAGACAAGCACCCAAAACCGTTCTGGAGAGAAGGATTTCGTATGGAAGGAAGGGCACCGGGGCGAGGTAGCGTTCGGAAAGACCGAAGGCAATCAGGACGACGAAACCGACAACAAGCATAACGATGATATGAGCAGATGCCCAGTCATCTTCCGCGGAGCCGGCGATAGtgaaggggaggaggaaaagaacgagaCCGGCTGCCAGAAGGAAGGTACCCAGAACTACAATCATTAGTTTAATGCCTTTCGTGGCCAGAGCATGAGAACTTACGATCGAATTCGATGATGTAGTGGATGATGCTCTGCATCAATGTCCTGCCGCTCTTCTCCCTCGGTTTCAGGAGGCCGTTCTTCTTTGCCAGGTGGCGGTTGTACCGAAGGAGACAGAACATCGGGAAGGCAACGACAGGCAGAACAATGGCAAAACAGCCGTATGCCCATCGCCAGTTTGACTCGTAGAAGTGCTCAGAAGCTGCCGAACCTGCATATGCCGTGATGATATAAGGCGAGGAAGTAAATGCGTACGCAAGACCTCGATGGCGCAGCGATGATGTATCAGCTGTGATAACATCGATACTGAAAATTAAACCGGCAAAGCCGATACTGTAGAACACCTTTAGGGTGGTAAGTCTTTTGTCGCGTATGTAAAATTAGAACTTGACCTACCTGGGCTGCACAGTACGTTGCGATATTTGAGCATGTTGCAGACAATACCAAGCCAAGAATGGAGAATAAAACCATGACTAGGAAACCAATGGATCGGTCCCACAGGTTCAAAATTTTCGCAAGTGGCATATAAGTTGCGGCGGACATGACGCTGGAGACGACACTAATGGTCGGAATCAAGGAGTGTGATTCGAATCCACTAGTCACGTAGGCCGATAAGTTCCCAGTAATTGAAGATTGAAAGGCATTCACAAAGTATAGAAGCCACATGCTATTTGTCACTTAATCAGTTGCCGTACCCTCAAAGGTACCTGCTTAAAACTCACAGGATGTAGGCCGATCCCAGGGACCATTTGTTCCATGTTAATGTGATGGCTTCAGCTTGCGCTACGCCATCCTGAGCTGTATCATCAGGCACATCTTCCCTTGAAACATCATCATTAACCACTTCTTCTGGGCGTTTTGAGCCTGGatggatatcttcattgGTCCCATATTCCGGAGGGTTCGGATTAGCCTCGGTTGGGCCATCCGATTTCTCAAGGAACTTCTTCTGCCACGAAGACAACATGTTGAGAGTAGAAAATGCACTCTACTACACTCTGGTAGGAAGAGATTGCTGCGAGTTGAGACAGAAGTTGTGAGATCTTCGTGGGACAAGCTTCCTGGGCACCGTTTTTCAAGTTGGATGTCTTCGCGACTAAGGCAAACCTAGCAGACCACACCGGAGAACGATCGGACCATGCCTTATCCACCTTGATGGAGCTATTGGTCGTGGCGGAGACCGCGTGGGAAAGATTCGTAAACACTGGCCAATATCCTTACACGCAAGGGGGGGAAAGGTTGGCAGAGCTTTTTTCTAGCTACTAGGGCGGCTGTACCAAATATTTTCCAATACCGAAACTTTCCGTAGACAGCCAGTGACCCGACTGCCTTGCTTAATATCGCCGACACAATCCTGTAATCTGTTAGTCAATAGACATACATTAGGGTATTCCAATGACTCGTATGACGTTCCATACATACGATACGCCTTGTGGGGGCCCCGTATTGTACTGATACCTGGATCATGAACACCGGTAAGTTAGGATACGGTCAGACTTACGTATCATTCATTAATAAATTGATTcatattttaattctttttttttttttttttttgattctGTTCTCGACGCAGTCAGTGGATCCAAGCCGGCATGTTGGTTTCCTATACCGGTTGTCTCCGACTCCTAACCCGTGGTTGAAATTTTCTCTTACAATTTTTATCAATCTGATAATCTTACGTAACGATACGCCGGTCCCCACTTGACGAGACACCTTCAGGCCCTCAGGCATCACCAGGAATAAGTCACCTTGTCTCGGTGATCACTTTTCCTTTGCGACCTCGGACTCAAATTGAGAGTTCCTTGACATGTGTGTGCATTTTTCTCCCAGGTGACCCATATATTTTCTCCTTCCTACATCGTTGTCGACGAACCTCCGAAGATCAATGACCCCAACGACAATTTTGCAAGCCAAGCACACGACAACGACGATCATAAGGTTGCCAAGGGGAATTGTCGACGCCGGGTCATTATGAAGCTCGGCAAAAAGCTTGCAGGCTACCCCAGCCTACTGCTGGCCGGTAATCCTTCGAAAGTCGACATAGGGAGGCTTTTGTTGGGTATGGTAGCTTCAGCAGCGTCCGGTGTCCCCTTCCCATTAATCGCTATTCTTTTCGGTCAACTGTTAGACGACTTCAACGCCGTAACGTGTGATGAAACCGAATCGACGGGTTCCGATGCCGATTATCAACATGACATTAACGGCAAAATCCTGATCATTGTGTATCTGGCCATTGCTCAATTCGTTGCGATTTATATTCATCTTTCCTGCTGGAGCTTGAACGGCGCTCGGCTAGCGCAGAGACTGCGGGAAACGTATCTTCAAAACTTGCTTCGACAAGAACCTTCATTCTTCGATGATCTACCTCCGGGAGAACTTGCATCTCGGCTTAATGGCGATATCCAGGCGATTCGATCTGGCACGTCGGAGAAAGTGGGGATATGCTTATCGACCTTATCGTTTTTCATCACGGCATATGTCGTTGCTTTCATCAAAGACTACCGGCTGGCAGCAATGTTGATTTCATTAGTTCCCGCCTACTTCCTGATGTCATTTGTTGGAAGCCATTATATTGAAAAATACTCTGGACGTATGTCGGATTATTCCGCGACTGCCGCATCAATCGCTTCCGAGGCGCTCTCCAACACCGTCGTGGTGCAAGCCTTTGGCGCGAGCTACCGACTGGAAGATAAGTTTTCCAAGGCGCTCAAGGCTTCAGAGCAGGAAGGcttgaagaaggccgccGCCGTGGGTATACAATCTGGATTCCTGTATTTTATCGCCTATTCTGCGAATGGTCTGGCATTCTGGCAAGGTAGTAGACGTGTTGCGGATGCAGTAGGCTCGGACACTGCTGGTGCCACCGTTGGCGCTACTTTTACAGTGATTTTCGTCCTCGTTGAAGCTACCTTGCTTCTGAGTCAGGTTGCTCCATTCCTCCACCTATTCACGGCAGCCGTTGCCTCATACCAAAAGCTGCGTGCAGACATCGACCGTCAGCCGCAAATTGATGCTACTACAGAGTCCGGCATTCGCCTCTCACAGGCAGAAGGTGGATTCGAATTCAAAAATGTCTCTTTCACTTATCCCTCACGTCCCGAGATCACAGTGCTTGACCAGATCAGCCTTTCCATCCCGGCCAACAAGCATACTGCCCTTGTTGGTCTGTCTGGAAGTGGGAAGTCAACCATCGCCGGTTTGGTTACAAGGCTGTACGATCCCACGGAGGGGCAGGTCCTCTTCGACGGCCATGACCTTCGTGAGGTCAACACCCGTGATTTGAGAAGCTTCCTTAGTCTGGTGCAGCAGGAGCCGTCGCTGCTCGATCGGTCGCTTTTGGAAAACATCGCACATGGCTTGATCAATTCGAGCAATCCCAGTCATGCTCATCTGAGGACGACACTTCTTAGCACCGGCCTCACAGATCTGGCAGCAGAAGTCAGGGAAGGTGTGGATCTCATGGCTGCGGCAGAGAAACGAGGCTCGGAAGTTGTTGAAATTGTCAACCTGGTGCGAAAGGCTGCGACGCTTGCTGATGCAGATGGCTTCATCAGTGCACTGCAGTATGGTTACGGTACACTTGTCGGTTCAAGTGGGCGACTGATCAGTGGTGGCCAGAAGCAACGCGTTTCCCTTGCTAGGGCCCTCATCAAGGATCCTGCGGTACTTATATTGGATGAGGCCACAGCCTCTCTCGATTCAAGGAGTGAGCAGCGTATTCAGCGGGCCATCTCAAATATTGCCACTGGTAGAACTATGATCACAATTGCCCATCGTCTGTCCACAATTACCAACGCCGACAATATTATTGTTATGCACAAGGGACATATCGTTGAACAGGGTGATCATGCGACATTAATGGCTAAGAACGGAGCGTAC
This window of the Aspergillus flavus chromosome 8, complete sequence genome carries:
- a CDS encoding putative siderophore iron transporter mirB (MFS siderophore transporter); the encoded protein is MLSSWQKKFLEKSDGPTEANPNPPEYGTNEDIHPGSKRPEEVVNDDVSREDVPDDTAQDGVAQAEAITLTWNKWSLGSAYILMWLLYFVNAFQSSITGNLSAYVTSGFESHSLIPTISVVSSVMSAATYMPLAKILNLWDRSIGFLVMVLFSILGLVLSATCSNIATYCAAQVFYSIGFAGLIFSIDVITADTSSLRHRGLAYAFTSSPYIITAYAGSAASEHFYESNWRWAYGCFAIVLPVVAFPMFCLLRYNRHLAKKNGLLKPREKSGRTLMQSIIHYIIEFDLLGTFLLAAGLVLFLLPFTIAGSAEDDWASAHIIVMLVVGFVVLIAFGLSERYLAPVPFLPYEILLSRTVLGACLIDVTYQVAYYCWFDYFTSYLQVVYGTSIATAGYISSIFDVVSGVWLFVVGFLIMKTGRFRWLIQGAVPLYLLGVGLMIYFRNPSWSVGYTIMCQVFLAFAGGTMIICQQVAVQAAADHNHVSSALAFLNCFGNIGGAIGGSISGAIWTHTLPDALKRLLPDSIKSDWESIYDDLDVQLSYERGTPERQAIALAYASSQKNMLIAGTAIMALSLIWMFVLRDIKLTKQQSKGILF